The following proteins come from a genomic window of Pyxidicoccus sp. MSG2:
- a CDS encoding sigma-70 family RNA polymerase sigma factor, producing the protein MRTQQSRSLVFLQQLGPGARSGYATLSGLEDVLASLYAAGQQAWPGVSLSEDDFLRHLAGCLPTDEDPARALASVHAADLYLACACARGDPTAHAALERHVFPKAAASVARLRETGVEPAEVFQRLRERLLVPEGGRPPRVAEYQGSGPLAAWLRAAAVRMALNLQRTERRRAHAEEEAEALSLPAEAGTADVELDYLRRNHREDFKAALSEALNALPARERTVLRLHAVEGLSLERIGTMYQTHKSTVSRWVSRARETALEGTRQRLVERLKLSSGELHSLMRALNGELDLSLPSLLSKPG; encoded by the coding sequence TCCAGCAACTGGGGCCCGGAGCCCGGAGTGGCTACGCGACCCTCTCCGGACTGGAGGACGTGCTGGCCTCGCTGTACGCCGCGGGGCAGCAGGCCTGGCCGGGCGTGTCCCTCTCGGAGGACGACTTCCTGCGGCACCTCGCCGGGTGCCTGCCAACGGACGAGGACCCTGCCCGGGCACTCGCTTCCGTGCATGCCGCGGACCTCTATCTGGCGTGTGCCTGCGCGCGAGGCGACCCCACCGCGCATGCCGCGCTGGAGCGCCACGTGTTTCCCAAGGCCGCGGCCTCCGTGGCACGGCTGCGTGAAACCGGAGTGGAGCCGGCCGAGGTGTTCCAGCGCCTGCGCGAGCGGCTCCTCGTTCCGGAAGGAGGCCGGCCCCCGCGCGTGGCGGAATACCAGGGCAGTGGTCCGCTCGCGGCCTGGCTGCGGGCGGCCGCGGTGCGCATGGCCCTCAACCTCCAGCGGACGGAGCGTCGGAGGGCCCACGCAGAGGAGGAAGCGGAGGCGCTGTCGCTTCCCGCCGAAGCGGGCACCGCGGACGTCGAGCTGGACTACCTGCGCAGAAACCACCGCGAGGACTTCAAGGCGGCGCTCTCCGAGGCACTCAATGCCCTGCCCGCGCGGGAGCGCACCGTGCTGCGCCTGCACGCCGTGGAGGGACTGAGCCTGGAGCGCATCGGCACCATGTACCAGACGCACAAGTCCACCGTGTCGCGCTGGGTGTCCCGGGCCCGGGAGACCGCGCTGGAGGGGACCCGGCAGCGACTGGTGGAGCGGCTCAAGCTGTCCTCTGGAGAGCTGCACAGCCTGATGCGCGCGCTGAACGGGGAGCTGGACCTGAGCCTCCCTTCCCTGCTGAGCAAGCCCGGGTAG
- a CDS encoding pilus assembly protein N-terminal domain-containing protein, whose amino-acid sequence MHHGMKLALVALTLVGTPVLSAEEAKPAKAAETAPAATEGTIVLKKGGQKDLRVPGMVRVAIDEPEIADVDAPGKDVLRLTGAKAGETDLLVWSGKENKRSTYHIVVRD is encoded by the coding sequence ATGCATCACGGAATGAAGCTGGCCCTGGTCGCGCTGACGTTGGTGGGAACCCCTGTGCTGTCGGCGGAGGAGGCGAAGCCGGCCAAGGCCGCCGAGACCGCGCCCGCCGCCACCGAGGGGACCATCGTCCTGAAGAAGGGCGGCCAGAAGGACCTGCGCGTGCCGGGCATGGTCCGTGTCGCGATTGACGAGCCCGAGATCGCCGACGTCGACGCGCCGGGCAAGGACGTGCTGCGGCTCACCGGCGCCAAGGCCGGGGAGACGGACCTGCTCGTCTGGTCGGGGAAGGAGAACAAGCGCAGCACCTACCACATCGTCGTTCGCGACTGA
- a CDS encoding protein kinase domain-containing protein — protein MNPLPSPPLPSCPDENLLAAFATGSLPGAKVPGVEAHLDGCADCRALVAAVASESSHPGTSDSDVPTRLDTGAPTLSDARPEMALPPGTRLGSYLIRGVLGMGGMGVVYAADDPRLGRRVALKLLRPLQEGAEQEGRARLLLEAQAMARLSHPNVLPIFELGTAEGRDFLAMEWVEGTTLGDWLRARERPWREVVEVFLAAGAGLAAAHRAGLVHRDFKPSNVLVGLDGRVRVTDFGLARHGTGEQDAVTSGVMDEASPSESSALTQRGRVPGTPAYMSPEQRAGRAVDARSDQYSFCVALHEALQGERPPGLPASSSHRALPRRARARDLPKHVLAALARGLAKAPEERFPSMDALMAVLSHSPPSRLLRMGGLTVVLAGVGIGLFLWKQPQRHEPPDARVQAAPVAAERGDTANTLISLREDQVKDLPVPKLQRIAVGDPAIVEVEILDGDVLRLTGRSAGTTNLVTWTRENGEMQLYTLSVTAR, from the coding sequence ATGAACCCGTTGCCCAGCCCTCCCCTGCCCTCCTGTCCGGACGAGAACCTGCTCGCGGCCTTCGCCACCGGCTCGCTTCCAGGGGCGAAGGTGCCAGGGGTGGAAGCCCACCTCGATGGCTGTGCGGATTGCCGGGCGCTGGTGGCAGCCGTGGCCTCCGAGTCCTCGCATCCGGGCACGAGCGATTCGGACGTGCCCACACGGCTGGACACCGGTGCGCCCACGTTGTCGGACGCACGACCGGAAATGGCGCTTCCGCCGGGGACGCGGCTGGGGTCCTACCTGATTCGCGGTGTGCTGGGCATGGGAGGCATGGGCGTGGTGTACGCGGCGGATGACCCGCGGCTGGGGCGGCGGGTGGCGCTCAAGCTGCTGCGACCGCTGCAAGAAGGCGCGGAGCAAGAAGGCCGGGCGCGGCTGCTTCTGGAAGCGCAGGCGATGGCGCGGCTGTCACATCCCAATGTGCTGCCCATCTTCGAGCTGGGCACGGCGGAGGGCCGCGACTTCCTGGCCATGGAGTGGGTGGAAGGCACCACGCTCGGGGACTGGCTCCGCGCACGCGAGCGTCCATGGCGCGAGGTGGTGGAGGTGTTCCTCGCGGCGGGAGCGGGACTCGCCGCCGCGCACCGGGCGGGACTGGTTCACCGGGACTTCAAGCCCTCCAACGTCCTGGTGGGGCTCGACGGACGGGTTCGCGTCACGGACTTCGGCCTGGCCAGACACGGCACTGGAGAACAGGACGCCGTGACGTCCGGGGTGATGGACGAAGCCTCCCCATCCGAGTCGTCCGCGCTCACGCAGCGGGGCCGGGTCCCGGGGACGCCCGCATACATGTCTCCCGAGCAGCGCGCGGGCCGGGCCGTGGACGCGCGCAGTGACCAGTACAGCTTCTGTGTCGCGCTCCACGAAGCGCTCCAGGGTGAGCGACCGCCGGGCCTCCCTGCGTCCTCCTCGCACCGGGCCCTCCCGCGAAGAGCGCGGGCCAGGGACCTGCCGAAGCACGTCCTTGCTGCCCTGGCCCGGGGACTCGCGAAGGCCCCGGAGGAGCGCTTCCCTTCCATGGATGCGCTGATGGCGGTGCTCTCCCATTCGCCTCCGTCCCGGCTGCTTCGCATGGGTGGGCTCACCGTGGTGTTGGCGGGTGTGGGGATTGGGCTGTTCCTGTGGAAGCAGCCTCAGCGCCATGAGCCACCTGACGCACGGGTGCAAGCAGCCCCCGTCGCAGCGGAGCGTGGTGACACGGCGAACACGCTCATCTCGCTGCGCGAGGACCAGGTGAAGGATCTGCCCGTTCCCAAGCTCCAGCGCATCGCGGTGGGGGACCCGGCGATCGTGGAGGTAGAGATCCTGGACGGCGACGTGCTGCGCCTGACGGGAAGGTCGGCGGGCACCACGAACCTCGTGACGTGGACCCGTGAGAACGGGGAGATGCAGCTCTACACCCTGTCCGTCACCGCGCGCTGA